The genomic DNA ATGTGCTGAAACTCATTCGCGCGGCGCGGGGGTAGGGGCCGGGGGTGGCGGCGCTCCCGCCCGCCCACCCCGCGCCACCACCCCCGGCCTCTGGCTGGCGCGGCCCTCTGCACCGTGCGGCGGGCTGTTCTGCACGCGTCGCATTGGAGTATTTCCAGCAAGAAAATGAACCGGCTTGTGCTTTGGGGCGGGGCGTGGCTTTCATGCGGGCATGATTGAATTTGACCATATCGCAGTGCTGTGCGGACGGCTGGAGGAGGGGGTGGCCTATGTGGAGGAGGCGCTGGCTGTGGCGCTTTCACCGGGTGGGCAGCACGCGGCCTTTGGCACTCATAATGCCCTGTTGTCGCTTGGGGGCGAAGAATATCTGGAGGTCATCGCGGTGGACCCGGAGGCCCCCAAGCCGGGGCGGGCGCGGTGGTTTGACCTTGATCGTTTCGAGGGCCAGCCGCGGATTGCGCGTTGGGTGTGCCGGGTGGATGACCTTGGCGCGGCGGTGGCCGCGCATCCCGGTGCGGGCGTGCCTTTGGCGCTGACGCGGGGCGCGTATCGCTGGTCGATGGCAGTGCCGGAGGATGGCATTTTGCCGATGAACAACATGCACCCCGCCCTGATGGAGTGGC from Oceanicola sp. D3 includes the following:
- a CDS encoding VOC family protein, whose translation is MIEFDHIAVLCGRLEEGVAYVEEALAVALSPGGQHAAFGTHNALLSLGGEEYLEVIAVDPEAPKPGRARWFDLDRFEGQPRIARWVCRVDDLGAAVAAHPGAGVPLALTRGAYRWSMAVPEDGILPMNNMHPALMEWQGPHPAPALPDVGVRLAELLVGHAEARDLKLLGLEDTRFRFMRGPTRMAARFDTPGGVKWLR